A window from Primulina huaijiensis isolate GDHJ02 chromosome 11, ASM1229523v2, whole genome shotgun sequence encodes these proteins:
- the LOC140987960 gene encoding 3-oxo-Delta(4,5)-steroid 5-beta-reductase-like, which translates to MSWWWAGAIGAAKKKFDEDEPPPKHQSVALIIGVTGIVGNSLAEILPLSDTPGGPWKVYGVARRPRPTWNDDNPINYIRCDVSDADDVQEKLGSLTDITHVFYVTWAHRSSEAENCEVNGRMLKNVLDVVIPNCAVLKHISLQSGRKHYLGPFESLGKIAIHDSPFDESLPRLDHINFYYTLEDILFAEVEKKEGLTWSVHRPGTIFGFSPYSLMNLVGTLCVYAAICKHEGAALRFPGCKAGWDGYSDCSDADLIAEHHIWAAVDPYAKNEAFNVSNGDVFKWKSFWKVLAEQFGVEYAEFEEGQKLTLQELMKDKGSVWDEIVRDNGLTPTKLEDVGNWWFSDLVLQGEGLLDTMNKSKEHGFLGFRNSKNSFISWIDKVKAYKIVP; encoded by the exons ATGAGCTGGTGGTGGGCAGGAGCAATTGGCGCTGCGAAG aaaaaatttgatgaagatgaGCCACCCCCTAAGCATCAGAGCGTAGCACTGATAATTGGGGTGACCGGGATCGTGGGCAATAGTTTGGCGGAGATCTTGCCGCTCTCCGACACTCCCGGCGGCCCCTGGAAAGTCTACGGTGTCGCCCGCCGCCCTCGCCCCACCTGGAATGACGACAATCCGATCAACTACATCAGATGCGACGTATCCGACGCGGATGACGTCCAGGAGAAGCTTGGATCTCTCACCGACATCACCCATGTGTTCTACGTCACCTGGGCTCATCGGTCTTCAGAGGCTGAAAATTGTGAGGTCAATGGTAGAATGTTGAAAAATGTTCTTGATGTTGTGATACCTAATTGCGCTGTTTTGAAACATATTAGTTTACAGTCTGGTAGGAAGCATTACCTTGGGCCATTTGAGTCATTGGGGAAGATAGCAATTCATGATTCTCCTTTTGATGAGAGTTTACCACGGTTGGatcatataaatttttactaCACACTCGAGGATATCTTGTTCGCAGAGGTGGAGAAGAAGGAAGGTTTGACATGGTCCGTGCATCGACCGGGGACCATATTCGGGTTTTCTCCGTATAGTCTGATGAATTTGGTGGGGACCCTTTGTGTTTACGCTGCTATTTGTAAGCACGAGGGGGCGGCTTTGCGGTTTCCGGGGTGTAAGGCTGGCTGGGATGGGTACTCAGATTGCTCTGATGCGGATTTGATTGCCGAGCATCATATATGGGCAGCAGTGGATCCATATGCTAAGAATGAGGCTTTCAATGTGAGTAATGGTGATGTGTTTAAGTGGAAGAGCTTCTGGAAAGTGTTGGCAGAACAGTTTGGTGTGGAGTATGCGGAGTTCGAGGAGGGTCAGAAGCTGACATTACAGGAGCTGATGAAGGATAAAGGCTCCGTTTGGGACGAAATTGTGAGGGATAATGGATTGACGCCAACTAAGTTAGAAGATGTTGGGAATTGGTGGTTCAGTGATCTTGTTCTGCAGGGGGAAGGTTTGTTGGATACTATGAACAAGAGCAAGGAACATGGTTTTCTGGGATTCAGGAATTCAAAGAATTCGTTCATTTCTTGGATTGACAAAGTGAAAGCTTACAAGATCGTTCCTTAG
- the LOC140988873 gene encoding uncharacterized protein produces the protein MAISLGVFSSVYTVHTVSFLNSSAAGSSRLLPSNLRAVRAVTVAAASKPATETKKREPRGIMKPRRISPEMQAFLGGGVTEIPRTQALKEIWAYIKQYDLQDPADKKVIICDEKLKKIFGGKERIGFLEIAGLINPHFLK, from the exons ATGGCGATTTCTCTGGGTGTCTTCTCGAGTGTCTACACAGTTCATACGGTGTCGTTCTTGAACTCTTCCGCGGCTGGGAGTTCCCGGCTCCTTCCCTCTAACTTGCGTGCTGTGCGTGCGGTGACGGTCGCTGCTGCTTCGAAGCCGGCTACGGAGACGAAGAAGCGTGAGCCGAGGGGTATAATGAAGCCTCGCCGGATCTCTCCGGAAATGCAGGCCTTTCTTGGCGGCGGCGTCACTGAGATTCCCCGTACGCAAGCACTCAAAGAGATTTGGGCGTACATCAAACAGTACGACCTTCAG GATCCTGCGGACAAGAAAGTCATCATTTGTGATGAGAAGCTGAAGAAAATTTTCGGAGGAAAGGAACGTATTGGGTTTCTTGAGATTGCTGGTTTGATCAATCCACACTTTCTTAAATGA
- the LOC140988671 gene encoding uncharacterized protein, with amino-acid sequence MAPTRLLFIVSIYIAVAAVFGQAPASPPPVPLTPIAASPPPTSPPPASSPPPAAATSPPPPVASPASPPPAPVATPPPASPPPAVPALAPTPPPPTPSPPPPPTPSPPPTIAPSPTPSPPPTIAPPPPTPVPAQPPAPSPLLSSPPAPPTGAPSPSAELGALSPATTTNNQSGANSIWAVQKIYGFFTLGWALLYFLI; translated from the exons ATGGCTCCGACACGCCTTCTATTCATTGTCTCGATCTACATCGCCGTGGCCGCCGTCTTTGGACAAGCTCCGGCGAGTCCTCCTCCTGTTCCGCTCACCCCCATCGCGGCTTCGCCTCCTCCCACCTCTCCACCTCCAGCATCATCTCCACCACCTGCTGCTGCTACTTCACCGCCTCCTCCAGTGGCGAGTCCTGCTTCTCCTCCTCCGGCACCGGTTGCTACTCCTCCACCCGCCAGTCCACCACCGGCCGTTCCTGCGCTAGCTCCAACTCCCCCTCCACCCACGCcgtctcctcctcctcctcccaCTCCTAGTCCACCCCCAACAATCGCTCCTAGTCCCACTCCTAGTCCACCCCCAACAATCGCTCCTCCTCCTCCCACTCCTGTTCCTGCTCAACCTCCGGCTCCATCTCCCCTGTTGTCGAGCCCTCCAGCTCCTCCCACTGGAGCTCCTTCGCCTAGCGCAGAACTAGGAGCTCTTTCTCCTGCCACCACGACCAACAACCAG AGTGGAGCAAATTCAATATGGGCAGTGCAGAAGATCTATGGATTCTTTactttgggctgggctttgcTCTATTTCCTTATTTAA
- the LOC140988917 gene encoding uncharacterized protein isoform X3, translating to MHNVFGLPNSPLLAKVACFALVCVGFSALSWDGWFSTTRRPVKRFSVDKQKGFDIDIEAEERKDRISQLPDHIISSIISRLGTKAAVRTSILSKRWRQVYTLIHEVRFFCSDMHGGYGSHHTLMGKELIQRKFAEGVDTFLQHHSCSKILSFKLFCCFRGCILDTFRKWMNSVGTMGVEKLTIGFCSLHDLRGNGLPVFSTDFLTEASSVKHLFLRGGSFLIPNKNSLQVLELDFIAFTSEAVQCMLSNCSSLQSLSLRFCALPSKLLIHGLDLQLASFFEGRKLDRVISKLSNLRHLVLILRYHNKLDLSELVVFLDACPLLLKLQLSMVVTSTFNPKQARERMVRRDTRLKEVEFNGFRGKGCEYNFILYILKTVASLERLILSSSAVTYQMCLRRWMAATNAEKHQISHKWLQGQALSKNVEIITL from the exons ATGCACAACG TTTTTGGGCTCCCGAattcgccacttcttgcaaaAGTTGCATGTTTTGCGCTTGTTTGCGTGGGCTTTTCGGCTTTGTCATGGGATGGATGGTTTTCTACTACGAGACGTCCGGTGAAG CGGTTTTCTGTGGACAAGCAGAAGGgttttgatattgatattgaagCAGAGGAAAGGAAAGATAGAATTAGTCAATTGCCAGACCATATCATCTCTTCCATTATCTCGCGATTAGGTACCAAAGCTGCTGTTAGGACAAGCATCTTGTCAAAGAGATGGAGGCAAGTTTACACACTTATCCACGAAGTCAGATTTTTCTGCTCCGATATGCATGGTGGTTATGGTTCTCATCATACTCTTATGGGGAAAGAGTTGATCCAAAGGAAGTTTGCGGAAGGAGTGGATACCTTTTTGCAACATCATTCTTGTTCTAAAATATTGTCCTTTAAATTGTTTTGTTGTTTTCGTGGATGCATCTTGGACACATTTAGGAAATGGATGAATTCCGTTGGCACAATGGGAGTGGAGAAACTTACCATTGGATTTTGCTCCCTTCACGATCTGCGTGGGAATGGCCTTCCTGTTTTTTCTACTGATTTTCTTACAGAAGCATCGTCGGTGAAACATCTATTCCTGCGGGGCGGTTCTTTTCTGATACCAAACAAAAATTCTCTCCAAGTTCTTGAATTGgattttattgctttcactTCCGAGGCTGTACAGTGCATGTTATCGAATTGCTCGAGCCTCCAATCGTTGAGCTTAAGATTTTGTGCGCTCCCCTCCAAATTACTAATTCACGGTCTTGATCTCCAGTTA GCGAGCTTCTTTGAG GGAAGGAAACTGGATCGAGTGATTAGCAAGCTTAGCAACCTCAGACATTTAGTTTTGATATTAAGATACCACAATAAGCTCGATCTATCAGAACTTGTTGTATTCCTGGATGCATGCCCCCTTCTACTCAAGCTCCAATTGTCAATG GTGGTAACGTCAACATTTAATCCAAAACAAGCACGGGAGAGAATGGTCAGGCGTGACACTCGATTGAAAGAAGTGGAATTTAACGGATTTAGAGGGAAGGGGTGTgagtataattttattttgtacatCCTTAAAACTGTTGCCTCACTTGAACGATTGATACTCTCCTCGTCTGCTGTAACCTACCAAATGTGTCTTAGACGTTGGATGGCTGCAACGAATGCCGAGAAACATCAAATTTCTCACAAATGGTTGCAAGGACAGGCCCTTTCTAAAAATGTTGAGATTATTACCTTATAA
- the LOC140988917 gene encoding F-box/FBD/LRR-repeat protein At1g51370-like isoform X1 produces MHNVFGLPNSPLLAKVACFALVCVGFSALSWDGWFSTTRRPVKRFSVDKQKGFDIDIEAEERKDRISQLPDHIISSIISRLGTKAAVRTSILSKRWRQVYTLIHEVRFFCSDMHGGYGSHHTLMGKELIQRKFAEGVDTFLQHHSCSKILSFKLFCCFRGCILDTFRKWMNSVGTMGVEKLTIGFCSLHDLRGNGLPVFSTDFLTEASSVKHLFLRGGSFLIPNKNSLQVLELDFIAFTSEAVQCMLSNCSSLQSLSLRFCALPSKLLIHGLDLQLKSMTIYDCKFVEEIDLSAINLINFEIYSASILKLSFSHVPLLQTLVIEFYGSEVTPYVFGKIAKDVPHLESMVFTSYASFFEGRKLDRVISKLSNLRHLVLILRYHNKLDLSELVVFLDACPLLLKLQLSMVVTSTFNPKQARERMVRRDTRLKEVEFNGFRGKGCEYNFILYILKTVASLERLILSSSAVTYQMCLRRWMAATNAEKHQISHKWLQGQALSKNVEIITL; encoded by the exons ATGCACAACG TTTTTGGGCTCCCGAattcgccacttcttgcaaaAGTTGCATGTTTTGCGCTTGTTTGCGTGGGCTTTTCGGCTTTGTCATGGGATGGATGGTTTTCTACTACGAGACGTCCGGTGAAG CGGTTTTCTGTGGACAAGCAGAAGGgttttgatattgatattgaagCAGAGGAAAGGAAAGATAGAATTAGTCAATTGCCAGACCATATCATCTCTTCCATTATCTCGCGATTAGGTACCAAAGCTGCTGTTAGGACAAGCATCTTGTCAAAGAGATGGAGGCAAGTTTACACACTTATCCACGAAGTCAGATTTTTCTGCTCCGATATGCATGGTGGTTATGGTTCTCATCATACTCTTATGGGGAAAGAGTTGATCCAAAGGAAGTTTGCGGAAGGAGTGGATACCTTTTTGCAACATCATTCTTGTTCTAAAATATTGTCCTTTAAATTGTTTTGTTGTTTTCGTGGATGCATCTTGGACACATTTAGGAAATGGATGAATTCCGTTGGCACAATGGGAGTGGAGAAACTTACCATTGGATTTTGCTCCCTTCACGATCTGCGTGGGAATGGCCTTCCTGTTTTTTCTACTGATTTTCTTACAGAAGCATCGTCGGTGAAACATCTATTCCTGCGGGGCGGTTCTTTTCTGATACCAAACAAAAATTCTCTCCAAGTTCTTGAATTGgattttattgctttcactTCCGAGGCTGTACAGTGCATGTTATCGAATTGCTCGAGCCTCCAATCGTTGAGCTTAAGATTTTGTGCGCTCCCCTCCAAATTACTAATTCACGGTCTTGATCTCCAGTTAAAGAGTATGACTATATATGACTGTAAATTTGTGGAAGAGATAGACTTGTCTGCCATCAAtctaattaattttgaaatatatagtGCAAGTATACTGAAATTGTCTTTTTCTCACGTACCATTGCTGCAAACTTTAGTTATCGAGTTCTATGGCAGCGAAGTAACTCCTTATGTATTTGGAAAAATTGCCAAAGATGTGCCTCATCTTGAATCCATGGTTTTTACGTCTTATGCGAGCTTCTTTGAG GGAAGGAAACTGGATCGAGTGATTAGCAAGCTTAGCAACCTCAGACATTTAGTTTTGATATTAAGATACCACAATAAGCTCGATCTATCAGAACTTGTTGTATTCCTGGATGCATGCCCCCTTCTACTCAAGCTCCAATTGTCAATG GTGGTAACGTCAACATTTAATCCAAAACAAGCACGGGAGAGAATGGTCAGGCGTGACACTCGATTGAAAGAAGTGGAATTTAACGGATTTAGAGGGAAGGGGTGTgagtataattttattttgtacatCCTTAAAACTGTTGCCTCACTTGAACGATTGATACTCTCCTCGTCTGCTGTAACCTACCAAATGTGTCTTAGACGTTGGATGGCTGCAACGAATGCCGAGAAACATCAAATTTCTCACAAATGGTTGCAAGGACAGGCCCTTTCTAAAAATGTTGAGATTATTACCTTATAA
- the LOC140988917 gene encoding F-box/FBD/LRR-repeat protein At1g51370-like isoform X2 — protein sequence MHNVFGLPNSPLLAKVACFALVCVGFSALSWDGWFSTTRRPVKKGFDIDIEAEERKDRISQLPDHIISSIISRLGTKAAVRTSILSKRWRQVYTLIHEVRFFCSDMHGGYGSHHTLMGKELIQRKFAEGVDTFLQHHSCSKILSFKLFCCFRGCILDTFRKWMNSVGTMGVEKLTIGFCSLHDLRGNGLPVFSTDFLTEASSVKHLFLRGGSFLIPNKNSLQVLELDFIAFTSEAVQCMLSNCSSLQSLSLRFCALPSKLLIHGLDLQLKSMTIYDCKFVEEIDLSAINLINFEIYSASILKLSFSHVPLLQTLVIEFYGSEVTPYVFGKIAKDVPHLESMVFTSYASFFEGRKLDRVISKLSNLRHLVLILRYHNKLDLSELVVFLDACPLLLKLQLSMVVTSTFNPKQARERMVRRDTRLKEVEFNGFRGKGCEYNFILYILKTVASLERLILSSSAVTYQMCLRRWMAATNAEKHQISHKWLQGQALSKNVEIITL from the exons ATGCACAACG TTTTTGGGCTCCCGAattcgccacttcttgcaaaAGTTGCATGTTTTGCGCTTGTTTGCGTGGGCTTTTCGGCTTTGTCATGGGATGGATGGTTTTCTACTACGAGACGTCCGGTGAAG AAGGgttttgatattgatattgaagCAGAGGAAAGGAAAGATAGAATTAGTCAATTGCCAGACCATATCATCTCTTCCATTATCTCGCGATTAGGTACCAAAGCTGCTGTTAGGACAAGCATCTTGTCAAAGAGATGGAGGCAAGTTTACACACTTATCCACGAAGTCAGATTTTTCTGCTCCGATATGCATGGTGGTTATGGTTCTCATCATACTCTTATGGGGAAAGAGTTGATCCAAAGGAAGTTTGCGGAAGGAGTGGATACCTTTTTGCAACATCATTCTTGTTCTAAAATATTGTCCTTTAAATTGTTTTGTTGTTTTCGTGGATGCATCTTGGACACATTTAGGAAATGGATGAATTCCGTTGGCACAATGGGAGTGGAGAAACTTACCATTGGATTTTGCTCCCTTCACGATCTGCGTGGGAATGGCCTTCCTGTTTTTTCTACTGATTTTCTTACAGAAGCATCGTCGGTGAAACATCTATTCCTGCGGGGCGGTTCTTTTCTGATACCAAACAAAAATTCTCTCCAAGTTCTTGAATTGgattttattgctttcactTCCGAGGCTGTACAGTGCATGTTATCGAATTGCTCGAGCCTCCAATCGTTGAGCTTAAGATTTTGTGCGCTCCCCTCCAAATTACTAATTCACGGTCTTGATCTCCAGTTAAAGAGTATGACTATATATGACTGTAAATTTGTGGAAGAGATAGACTTGTCTGCCATCAAtctaattaattttgaaatatatagtGCAAGTATACTGAAATTGTCTTTTTCTCACGTACCATTGCTGCAAACTTTAGTTATCGAGTTCTATGGCAGCGAAGTAACTCCTTATGTATTTGGAAAAATTGCCAAAGATGTGCCTCATCTTGAATCCATGGTTTTTACGTCTTATGCGAGCTTCTTTGAG GGAAGGAAACTGGATCGAGTGATTAGCAAGCTTAGCAACCTCAGACATTTAGTTTTGATATTAAGATACCACAATAAGCTCGATCTATCAGAACTTGTTGTATTCCTGGATGCATGCCCCCTTCTACTCAAGCTCCAATTGTCAATG GTGGTAACGTCAACATTTAATCCAAAACAAGCACGGGAGAGAATGGTCAGGCGTGACACTCGATTGAAAGAAGTGGAATTTAACGGATTTAGAGGGAAGGGGTGTgagtataattttattttgtacatCCTTAAAACTGTTGCCTCACTTGAACGATTGATACTCTCCTCGTCTGCTGTAACCTACCAAATGTGTCTTAGACGTTGGATGGCTGCAACGAATGCCGAGAAACATCAAATTTCTCACAAATGGTTGCAAGGACAGGCCCTTTCTAAAAATGTTGAGATTATTACCTTATAA